The genomic region CACCGACGACATGCTTCAGCTCGTCCCGGGTACGCTGCGTGAAGCGGCGTTTGCCCTCGGTGCGCCCAAATACAAAGTGATCATGGACGTCGTCTACCGCGGCGCCAAAGCGGGGATTCTGACCGGCGTACTTCTGGGAATCGCCCGCGTCGGAGGAGAGACGGCACCGCTGCTGTTCACGTCGTTCAACGACAACTTTTTCACCACCGATCTGAACGAAGCGATGCCGTCGCTGACGGTCACGATCTTCAACTATGCGATCAGCCCCTATGAGGACTGGCAGCAGCTGGGATGGGCGGCGGCGTTCATCCTGTCGATGTTTATCCTGGGGCTTAACATCCTCGGACGACTGATCTTATTCTACGGAAAGAAAAGGAAATAATTATGGCTTCCATCATCGATATCCAGGACGAATGCGCGCTGCACGTGCGCGACTTCGAGTTCACCTACAAAGGCGCTGCGGCTCCCAGCCTCAAAAAGATCACGATGCCGATCGCCAAACATGCCGTCACGGCTCTCATCGGTCCTTCGGGATGCGGAAAAACGACCCTGCTGCGCTCGTTCAACCGGATGCACGACCTCTACCCCGGCAACACCTATGCGGGGGAAATCGAATTCGAAGGGCGCAACATCCTCGCCCCAAAAGAGGACCTGATCCATCTGCGGACCAAAATCGGGATGATTTTCCAAAAACCGACCGCGTTTCCGATGTCCATTTTCGACAACGTCGCCTACGGGATGCGCCTGCAGGGGATCAAGAACAAAACCGAGCTGGAAGGACGGGTCGAAAAAGCGCTTCAGGATGCGGCACTGTGGAAAGAGGTCAAAGACCGCCTCAAACACGACGCCAACGGCCTCTCCGGCGGCCAGCAGCAGCGTCTGTGCATCGCGCGGGCGATTGCGGTAGAACCCGAAGTGCTCCTTTTCGACGAACCCACCTCGGCGCTTGACCCCATCTCGACACAGGGGATCGAAAAGCTGGTCATCGAACTCAAAGAGCGGGTCAGCATCATCATCGTCACCCACAACATGCAGCAGGCGGCGCGGGTAAGCGATTACACGGGATTCATGTAC from Campylobacterota bacterium harbors:
- the pstB gene encoding phosphate ABC transporter ATP-binding protein PstB — encoded protein: MASIIDIQDECALHVRDFEFTYKGAAAPSLKKITMPIAKHAVTALIGPSGCGKTTLLRSFNRMHDLYPGNTYAGEIEFEGRNILAPKEDLIHLRTKIGMIFQKPTAFPMSIFDNVAYGMRLQGIKNKTELEGRVEKALQDAALWKEVKDRLKHDANGLSGGQQQRLCIARAIAVEPEVLLFDEPTSALDPISTQGIEKLVIELKERVSIIIVTHNMQQAARVSDYTGFMYLGELVELGHTEELFVTPKEKLTQEYITGKFG